In Sphingomonas sp. BGYR3, the genomic stretch GCCCGTGGCACGTGCAAGCGACTCCCGCCCTGTGGTTGACTAGGAAACTGTATTCGGCCAGTTTTCGGCAGGAAGATGCAACGGGAGGGGCAAGGATGACGGACGGTCCGGCGGCGCTGCACGATCATCACGGCCATTGGCTGCGGCTGGTGTCCGGTCATGTGTCGCATCGCTTTGCCCGCGCGATGGAGGCCGAGGGCGTGACCGTGGCCGAATGGGTCCTGCTGCGCGCGCTGCATGGTGCGGGTGCGGTGCCGCCCAGCGAACTGGCCGGGCGGATGGGGATGACGCGCGGGGCGATTACCAAGCTGGTCGACCGGCTGACGGCAAAAGGCCTGCTGGTTCGGGCACGGGGCGGGCGGGGCGACCGGCGCTATCAGACGCTGGCACTGACCGGGCAGGGCGCGGCGCTGGTGCCGGTGCTGGCGCGCATTGCCGATGCGACCGAGGCGGCGCTGTTCGGGGTGCTGAATGCACGGGATCGGCAGGCGTTGCTCCGCCTGTTGCAGACGCTGGTCGAACGGTGGGATGTGACCGCGCACCCCGTGGAATAGGTGCGGAATTGCTTCCTAGCCCAGCAGGGTCACGTCCGTGGCATAGTCCCTCTCGACATAATCGAACCAGCTGAAATCCGCCGACATTGCCGTACCCGCCATGTCCTGAGCCGCAACGCCCACGAAACATCCGGTGAAGTTGGGCGCACCGGGCGCCGTCGCCTCGTCCGACAGGATGCTGGCATCGAACAGTTCGGGCAGCCAATGCCAGACCGTTTCGCCGGCCGGACGCCAGGCACAGCGCAGCCTTTCGAAGTCGATCGTCATGCGCAGTTCCAGCGGCCCGGGTGGTACAGGCACCGGCTCGGAAAAGGCGTCGGCGGTGGTGCCGTCGGGCAGTGCGGACATGACGCGCAGATGCAGGCCGATGGCATCGTCATGCGTCAGGTGCAGATAGTGAAACTTTGCGCTGTTGTAATAAGCGACTAGCCCGGCCGCCTGCTGATAATGGGCGGGCGATGCGTCCATCCGCGTCGTGACGGTGACGCAATGCGCCTGCAGCCGCCGGGCGACCAGGGATTGCTCGAACAGGCTGCCGATCGATTCGCGCCCATAGAGGCGCAGATTTCCGGGTCGGGCGGATAGGGAGAAGATCCGCTCCGGATACGGTGTGCGCAGCCACTGGAAGTCCACCGGCAGGTCCGGCCCGCGGAAATCCTGTCGGACAGGCTGATCCGGCCAGGGCTGTTCGGGCAGGCCCGCCTCTGGCACCTCGACCGCCGGATCGCCGCTGCCGTCCAGCGTTTCCAGCCAGCTATCCGCCGTCCAGCGCATCGGCTGGATCGCGGTTTCGCGGCCCAGCATGCAGCGGCCGCGATTGGGGATCGGTCGCCCGCACAGATAGACCAGCCAGGGGGTGCCGTCCGGCGTCTCGACGAGGTCGGCATGGCCCGCCCGCTGCAACGGGGCATGGGGCCGGTCGCGTGCGGTCAGGATCGGGTTGTTTGGGGCTACTTCATAGGGACCGAGCAGGTCGCGTGACCGGGCCAGCGTGACCGCATGACCCCATCCTGTCCCGCCTTCTGCCGTGATCAGATAATACCAGCCGTCGCGGTGGTAGAGATGCGGTGCCTCGGTCAGGCCAAGCTCGGTGCCGGGGAAGATCAGGTGCCGTTCGCCGACCAGCCGCTGTTCGCCGGGCGCATATTCCTGTGCCACGATGCCCGCAAACCGGTTGCGGCCGGGCCGATGGTCCCATAGCTGGTTGAGGAACCATTTGCGGCCATCGGGCGCGTGGAACAGCGACGGATCGAACCCGCTGGAATTGATATAGACGGGATCGGACCAAGGCCCCTCGATGCTGTCCGCCGTTACCAGATAATTGTGGAAATCGCGCAAGCTCGCGCCTGATGCGCCCCCCACCGTGGTCCGCCCATAACGTTTGACATCGGTATAGATCAGCCAGAACCGCTCGCCGTCATGGGACAGGCACGGTGCCCACACCCCGCAACTATCGGGATCGCCGCGCATATCCAGTTGGCTTGCCCGGGTCAGCGGGCGGGTCAGCAGCCGCCAATGCTCCAGGTCGCGGCTTTGATGAATCTGGACGCCGGGAAACCATTCGAAGGTGGAGGTAGCGATGTAATAATCCTCGCCCACCCGGACGATCGACGGGTCTGGGTTGAAGCCCGGCAGAATGGGATTAAGGATCATGCCACGCCCTTTCGGCTATTTCGTGCCCGCGCCTCGATGGCGATGCCCAGCACCAGCAGCAGGGCACCGAATGCAAAGCCGACATAGCCCGCCACGCCCGCCGCATCGATCCCGGCAACCGCGCCCAGATAGGCGGTGGTCGCGCCGCCCAGCAGGATCGGCACGATCCCGCTTTCCCGCTGCACCGCGCCGGGCTTCACCACCATCGTCCACAGGATCGCAGCGGCGATCAGGTCGAACACGGCCAGCGCGATGAAGAACGGCTCATATCCGATACGCGTCACCAGCGCGCCGATCAGCAGGGTGAAAATCATCACGCCCAGATTGGCCATAGTCCCCGCCATGCCCGCCACCGTGCCCAGTTCGTCGCGGCGGAACAGGTCGCTGGCCAGCGTGATGCACGTGACCGACAGCACCTGATGCGCGAACGCCCCGATGCTGAGCAGGGCGACGGCGGCATAGGCGCTGGTCACGCCGCCAACGAACATCATGCTGGTCATCAGCACCGCACCCAGCGTGAACGTCCATCGGCGCGCATCTATCAGCGCAATGCCGCGCCGTTCCAGCCACAGGACGATGGCCGGTCCGACCAGGCATCCGATGTCCGCCGCGACAAAGGGCAGGATGACCGCGATCGCCAGCTCGCCAAGGTTCAGCCCGCGCGTCTCGCTGAGATAAAGCGGCAACCAGAAGGTCAGTGTCGCCCAGGTCGGATCGGCCAGAAAGCGGGGCAGGGCGATGCCCCAGAAGTTGCGGCGGCCGAGCAGTGCCAGCACCTTCGGCTTTTCGCCGCTGGCGCGCACATGCGCCTCCTGTCCCTGATCAATCAGCGCGCGTTCGGCATCGGTGACATTGGGGTGGGTTTCGGGCGTGCGATACCAGCGCAGCCACAGGACGACCCAGATCAGCGCCAGCACGCCGGCAACATAGAATGCCGCACGCCAATCCCACCAGACGATGGCGATGGCGACCAGCGGCCCGGCCAGCGCTATCCCCGCCGATGCGCCGAGGTTATAGATGCCGCCTGCAAAGCCGCGTTCGCGCGCTGGAAACCATTCCGATACGACCTTCAGCCCCAGAGTGTGGGATGTGCCCTCTGCAAAGCCCAGCGCGCCGCGCAGCAACGCCAGCCCCTGCCAGTTCGCCACCCAGCCATGCGCCATGGTCAGCACGCCCCATGCCGTGGCAAAGATCGCCATGCCAAGGCGAAGGCCGATGCTGTCGAGAATATAGCCGACCACGGGCTGCAGCATGATGAATGCCTGAAACACGCCGGTTACCCAGCTATACTCCTCCTTGGTCATCGGAACATCGGCCTGGAACGGCTCGGTCGCCACCGCGACGCCGAGCGTCTGACGGACCAGATAATTGATGATGGTGCCCAGCATCACGATGCCGATGATCCACCATCGCAGGCCCGTTATCCTGCGGCTCAGCATCCGCGATCCATCCCTCTCCGCGTCCGATTGGACTTGTTACCGCTAACCTGACGAAAGGAGGACGCGTTGGCAAGGCGGGAGCGCCAATCGCGTGGCTTTGATCGCAAGCCGCGGGATGCTTTGGGGATCGGGTCGGGCTAGGACGGGCACATGACGATGCACCCTGATCCCGATGACTGCTGGCAGGCGGTGGTCCGGCGCGACCGGGCGCGGGACGGGGATTTCGTGTTCGCGGTGGCCAGTACCGGGATCTATTGCCGCCCGAGCTGTGCCGCGCGCCGCCCGTTGCGGGAACGGGTCAGCTTTCATGCCGATGGTGCCGCCGCCCGTGCGGCCGGGTATCGCCCGTGCCGCCGATGCCATCCCGACGATGTGGCCCGCGATCGGGCGACGGTGCGTGCGGCGGCCGAACGCATCAGGGCCGCTGACGCCGCTGGTCCCGCCCCCTCGCTGACCGAACTGGCCGCGCAGGCGGGTTATTCGCCGGCCCATTTCCAGCGGTTTTTCAAACGGATCATGGGCATTTCGCCGGCCGCCTATGCCCGGTCGCTGCGCGGCGAGCGGATGCGGTCGGCGCTGATCGAGGAGGGAAGTGTGACCGATGCCATTTATGCCGCAGGCTATGGGGCGGCCAGCCGCTTTTATGCCGACGCGCCAGACCGGCTGGGCATGACGCCGTCCGCGTGGCGGGCGGGCGGAGCGGGGGTGACGATCCGCTGGACGATCGCGGCAACTTCGCTTGGCCCGCTGCTGATCGCGGCGACGGATCGCGGGCTGTGCCGGGTGGCGTTTGACGAGGATGCGACGGCGCTGTCCGCCCGGTTTCCGCGCGCCGACATCCTGCAGGGGGGCGAGGCGCTGTCCACGCTGGCGGCGCGGGTGGTGGCCGAGGTGGAGCGGCCGGGCAGCGACGCGGACCTGCCGCTGGATATTCGCGGGACAGCGTTTCAGGAAGCGGTGTGGCAGGCGCTGCGGGCGGTGCCATCCGGACAGAGCCTGAGCTATGCCGCGCTGGCCGCGCGCGCCGGGCATCCACAGGCGACACGGGCCACCGGATCGGCGTGCGGGGCGAACCCGGTTGCGGTCGTCATTCCATGCCACCGCGTCCGGCGCGGCGACGGGTCGCCGGGCGGCTATGCCTGGGGGCTGGATCGCAAGGCGGCGTTGCTGGCCCGTGAAGGCCGAGCGGAGGATTAGACCGGGCGGGTTCGCAGCAGGGAGATCGAAATGAAGCTGAGCACCGGCACATCGTCCTGATTGAACACGGTCATCTGCGTGCGCACGCTGCCCATTTCGGGACGACTGGCGGAAGGCCGCTTGTCCAGCACCTCCGTCTCGCAGCGCAGCGTGTCGCCCGGATAGACGGGTTTCAGCCAGCGTAGTTCGTCAATGCCGGCCGCGCCCAAAGATGCCTGCCGATCCTGTTCGAACTGTTCGACGATCATCGCCATGGTCATCGCGCAGCTGTGCCAGCCGCTGGCGGCGACCCGGCCGAAATGCGTCCCTGCCGCCGCTTCGTCATCCAGGTGAAAGGGCTGCGGGTCATAGGCGCGGGCAAAGGCGATCACATCGTCCCGATTGACCGCATATTGGCCGAAGCGGTGGGTTTCGCCGATCTGGATGTCTTCGAAATAGCGCATGAAATGAGTTTCGATCAAAAACCAATCCCGCGCAACCCTCAAATGCTTGCCCTTGCGGGGCAGAAGGATTAAGTCATCAGGGTCAGCGGCCATCCCGGAAGGGGTGGCCCTTGTTATTTCTAGAGGATTTTTGAAGAGATGGCCCAGCCGCTCATGCCGCACGCGACCGCCGCCTGGCTGGTCGACAATACAGCGCTCAGCTTTCAGCAGATTGCCGATTTCTGCGGCCTCCACATCCTTGAGGTGCAGGCGATCGCCGACGATACCGCCGCCACAAAGCTGACCGGCCGCGATCCGGTGCGCGCGCACGAGCTTACTCAGGACGAAATCGAAAAGGGTCAGGCCGATCCCAATTACCGGCTTCAGATGATGAAGGGGCCGGAACAGGTCCGCCGGACCAAGGGGCCGCGGTACACGCCGGTGTCCAAGCGGCAGGACAAGCCCGACGGCATCGCCTGGATTATCCGCAACCATCCGGAAATCAGCGACGGCGCGATCGGCAAGCTGATCGGCACGACCCGCACCACGATCGCCGCGATCCGCGACCGCAGCCACTGGAACATCGCCAACATCACGCCCAAGGACCCGGTGACGCTGGGCCTGTGTTCGCAGCGCGAGCTGGACGCACTGGTAGCCAAGGCCGCCAAGGCCGCGGGCATCGAGGCGCCGACCGACACCCGGCTGGAGGGCGACCGCGAGGCGCTGATCACCCAGCTGCGGGCCGAGCGCGAACAGGCGGTGCGCGATGCCGAACAGGCCGCGCTGGGCGAGCCGGAGGCGCAGACCCCGGCCAGCGC encodes the following:
- a CDS encoding MarR family transcriptional regulator; translated protein: MTDGPAALHDHHGHWLRLVSGHVSHRFARAMEAEGVTVAEWVLLRALHGAGAVPPSELAGRMGMTRGAITKLVDRLTAKGLLVRARGGRGDRRYQTLALTGQGAALVPVLARIADATEAALFGVLNARDRQALLRLLQTLVERWDVTAHPVE
- the ada gene encoding bifunctional DNA-binding transcriptional regulator/O6-methylguanine-DNA methyltransferase Ada, with translation MTMHPDPDDCWQAVVRRDRARDGDFVFAVASTGIYCRPSCAARRPLRERVSFHADGAAARAAGYRPCRRCHPDDVARDRATVRAAAERIRAADAAGPAPSLTELAAQAGYSPAHFQRFFKRIMGISPAAYARSLRGERMRSALIEEGSVTDAIYAAGYGAASRFYADAPDRLGMTPSAWRAGGAGVTIRWTIAATSLGPLLIAATDRGLCRVAFDEDATALSARFPRADILQGGEALSTLAARVVAEVERPGSDADLPLDIRGTAFQEAVWQALRAVPSGQSLSYAALAARAGHPQATRATGSACGANPVAVVIPCHRVRRGDGSPGGYAWGLDRKAALLAREGRAED
- a CDS encoding MaoC family dehydratase encodes the protein MRYFEDIQIGETHRFGQYAVNRDDVIAFARAYDPQPFHLDDEAAAGTHFGRVAASGWHSCAMTMAMIVEQFEQDRQASLGAAGIDELRWLKPVYPGDTLRCETEVLDKRPSASRPEMGSVRTQMTVFNQDDVPVLSFISISLLRTRPV
- a CDS encoding MFS transporter encodes the protein MLSRRITGLRWWIIGIVMLGTIINYLVRQTLGVAVATEPFQADVPMTKEEYSWVTGVFQAFIMLQPVVGYILDSIGLRLGMAIFATAWGVLTMAHGWVANWQGLALLRGALGFAEGTSHTLGLKVVSEWFPARERGFAGGIYNLGASAGIALAGPLVAIAIVWWDWRAAFYVAGVLALIWVVLWLRWYRTPETHPNVTDAERALIDQGQEAHVRASGEKPKVLALLGRRNFWGIALPRFLADPTWATLTFWLPLYLSETRGLNLGELAIAVILPFVAADIGCLVGPAIVLWLERRGIALIDARRWTFTLGAVLMTSMMFVGGVTSAYAAVALLSIGAFAHQVLSVTCITLASDLFRRDELGTVAGMAGTMANLGVMIFTLLIGALVTRIGYEPFFIALAVFDLIAAAILWTMVVKPGAVQRESGIVPILLGGATTAYLGAVAGIDAAGVAGYVGFAFGALLLVLGIAIEARARNSRKGVA
- a CDS encoding glycoside hydrolase family 43 protein — its product is MILNPILPGFNPDPSIVRVGEDYYIATSTFEWFPGVQIHQSRDLEHWRLLTRPLTRASQLDMRGDPDSCGVWAPCLSHDGERFWLIYTDVKRYGRTTVGGASGASLRDFHNYLVTADSIEGPWSDPVYINSSGFDPSLFHAPDGRKWFLNQLWDHRPGRNRFAGIVAQEYAPGEQRLVGERHLIFPGTELGLTEAPHLYHRDGWYYLITAEGGTGWGHAVTLARSRDLLGPYEVAPNNPILTARDRPHAPLQRAGHADLVETPDGTPWLVYLCGRPIPNRGRCMLGRETAIQPMRWTADSWLETLDGSGDPAVEVPEAGLPEQPWPDQPVRQDFRGPDLPVDFQWLRTPYPERIFSLSARPGNLRLYGRESIGSLFEQSLVARRLQAHCVTVTTRMDASPAHYQQAAGLVAYYNSAKFHYLHLTHDDAIGLHLRVMSALPDGTTADAFSEPVPVPPGPLELRMTIDFERLRCAWRPAGETVWHWLPELFDASILSDEATAPGAPNFTGCFVGVAAQDMAGTAMSADFSWFDYVERDYATDVTLLG
- a CDS encoding DUF1013 domain-containing protein, whose translation is MAQPLMPHATAAWLVDNTALSFQQIADFCGLHILEVQAIADDTAATKLTGRDPVRAHELTQDEIEKGQADPNYRLQMMKGPEQVRRTKGPRYTPVSKRQDKPDGIAWIIRNHPEISDGAIGKLIGTTRTTIAAIRDRSHWNIANITPKDPVTLGLCSQRELDALVAKAAKAAGIEAPTDTRLEGDREALITQLRAEREQAVRDAEQAALGEPEAQTPASAWDSAFKK